A single Anabas testudineus chromosome 10, fAnaTes1.2, whole genome shotgun sequence DNA region contains:
- the rnf44 gene encoding RING finger protein 44 isoform X1 → MRPWEIAVNRLPPTAPLNPRRFLGEPCNAPVHLRRSPPVRRQWGRRDRPVLHTSLGQDENFHHLLFSQHHQQVPLDESRQYSHTSTPPRMLHPAAHLPQQSPIMVDLHDQMHQGSVPISYTVTTVTTHGFPIHTGQPLPGCNTQQLPACSVMFSGQLSLLCCLPPPLIQACTMQHMPVSYQAFPPVISSEHFVLHPTPSVPPHQPPHLTPLSQFVPLQPQHPRMPLQRVENEVDLRGDQHPLGTFSYPPSHHPPALPPSMPLQYLPQEPLHQELPFGVPYPHMLPRRVSGQRYRLQQPLPPPPPPPSYYPGFLPYFLSMLPVPPTAVGPAISLDLDVDDVEMENYEALLNLAERLGEAKPRGLTKADIEQLPSYRFNSENHLSEQTLCVVCFSDFECRQLLRVLPCNHEFHAKCVDKWLKTNRTCPICRADASDVHREVE, encoded by the exons ATGCGACCATGGGAAATAGCAGTAAATAGGCTGCCACCAACAGCCCCCTTAAACCCAAGGAGGTTCCTTGGAGAGCCCTGTAACGCCCCAGTGCATCTCAGGAGAAG CCCACCAGTGAGACGCCAGTGGGGGAGACGAGACAGACCTGTACTGCACACCTCGCTGGGCCAAGATGAGAATTTCCATCATCTGCTTTTCTCCCAACATCACCAACAGGTTCCTTTAGATGAGTCCAGACAATACAGCCACACCAGCACACCACCACGCATGCTTCACCCTGCTGCTCACCTGCCCCAGCAGAGCCCCATCATGGTGGATCTACATGACCAG atgCACCAGGGATCAGTCCCAATATCATACACTGTTACGACGGTGACGACCCACGGATTTCCCATCCACACCGGGCAGCCCCTTCCGGGGTGCAACACTCAGCAGCTCCCAGCATGCTCGGTAATGTTCAGCGGAcagctctctctgctctgctgccttcctcctcct CTCATACAGGCATGTACCATGCAGCATATGCCAGTGTCTTATCAAGCCTTTCCACCGGTGATCTCCAGCGAACATTTTGTATTGCACCCAACCCCATCTGTGCCCCCCCACCAGCCACCGCACCTTACTCCTTTGAGCCAGTTTGTCCCTTTACAGCCACAACACCCACGCATG CCTCTACAGAGGGTAGAGAATGAAGTTGACCTAAGAGGGGACCAGCACCCATTAGGGACCTTCTCCTACCCTCCTTCTCATCACCCACCAGCGCTGCCTCCTTCTATGCCCCTACAGTATCTTCCTCAAGAGCCTCTGCATCAGGAGCTTCCCTTCGGAGTG cCATATCCCCACATGTTACCACGGCGAGTGAGTGGACAGAGATACCGGTTGCAGCAAccgctccctcctcctccacctcctccatcgTACTACCCAGGCTTCCTCCCTTACTTCCT GTCAATGCTTCCTGTGCCTCCAACAGCCGTGGGACCAGCCATCAGTCTCGACCTGGATGTGGATGATGTGGAGATGGAGAACTATGAG gcATTACTAAATCTGGCTGAGAGGTTGGGTGAAGCGAAACCACGTGGACTCACAAAAGCAGATATAGAGCAACTTCCGTCCTACAGATTCAACTCTGAGAATCATCTATCTGAACAAACGCT GTGTGTTGTGTGCTTTAGTGACTTTGAGTGTAGGCAGCTACTTCGGGTATTACCTTGTAACCATGAATTCCATGCCAAGTGTGTGGATAAATGGTTAAAG ACCAATCGCACTTGTCCTATCTGCCGAGCCGATGCTTCGGACGTACACCGGGAGGTGGAGTGA
- the pin4 gene encoding peptidyl-prolyl cis-trans isomerase NIMA-interacting 4 yields the protein MPPKGKGGKAGKGAASGSADADKKDKAPKGGTAVKVRHILCEKHGKCMEAMEKLKAGVRFSEVASQYSEDKARQGGDLGWMTRGSMVGPFQDAAFALPVSSMDKPVYTDPPVKTKFGYHIIMVEGKK from the exons ATGCCACcaaaaggaaaaggaggcaaGGCTGGTAAAG GGGCAGCTTCAGGAAGTGCAGACGCCGATAAGAAAGATAAGGCACCCAAAGGCGGCACTGCCGTGAAG GTGCGGCATATTCTCTGCGAAAAACATGGGAAATGCATGGAGGCCATGGAGAAACTAAAGGCTGGAGTTCGTTTCAGTGAAGTAGCATCGCAGTACAGTGAAGACAAAGCCAGACAAGGA GGCGATCTGGGGTGGATGACACGAGGATCAATGGTTGGACCTTTCCAGGATGCAGCATTTGCCCTACCTGTCAGTTCAATGGATAAACCAGTTTACACAGACCCTCCTGTCAAGACAAAGTTTGGGTACCATATCATTATGGTAGAGGGTAAAAAGTGA
- the cdhr2 gene encoding cadherin-related family member 2: MPSDMEGITGSLLLLCLISLSYANNAPIIHSYVYRVCEDTPIGGFAFSIDASDPDNDTLTYELTVPNNMFFEANDKTGTVTVKKQLDRETDDLMELGVTVSDALIETTGILNIILLDANDNKPIFDDPSYDVDVPENTAVGASLFRVRATDADYSTASVIYYNIDQVVPHTGFSLFSIVRTTGEVRLNGSLNYTALGTSYRLKINATDGGGRCPAEADLPLTYQSNSVFSIISVVDVPDLPPQFTNLPYVGTVEENSPKGQSVFQVTATDQDAGVNDDITYSIEASTADGLFTISSDQGIISVLSDIDREAIGDTVTLIVKATESKPDINGIKASATASVQITISDVNDNKPEFYKCGGSEEEPSCVQASHFTGEVSEHSLGLISINMTVKDLDKTSRTELITEGTYKSVFSVQPQTTLSTSTVQLLVKQPEIVDFEKIQQMVVQVIAIDQEETNFKSTATVTIIIEDTNDNSPQFPQDTYKLTVDECAPNGTILANITAEDPDTMDQDNITYILLPENIRQYFDVEPHSGAIFVKNNLLLDRETRALYSATLQARDTDGKPGTTVLEITLTDCNDKKPVFNRDSYVFFVKEGGQLKETIQATDADDPDSVNSQIVYGILPGKYSDNFTINPDTGVLTNAGELDREALNPDLDGTIEINVTATDKGIPALSSTVPVIINLEDINDNAPQFNASSYKFWVKEAEKGAYVGSVYAEDLDQTPEFNRISFNIDGSFGLFTIRTFAEQRGYSGNITVDQGTELNYEGGHREFTLQVEAVDREQRKATVEVKVEVVDVNDERPEFTPIEAVTVKENTTITGAVGKFTAEDKDGDHSLVYELESMKCRCNGSLIDCNWFILNSTGEVFVNPESTVDYEQCDQVIIEAWVLDEKTEKGLNISASTGKMVINIEDTNDNAPEFIHSDSVFVVVSESSSKGTSVAKVTATDRDTGINAQIVFKVETVQFVDTNNVVSGMRTLFEAVTTQQQDVYVGIIQTIEKLEASLKGKYLVTVNAADTGGLSRSTVLEIFTVDESFKVELQFSQPVAEVEKNKDAIVRSLTAATKAAVDIVSIKPETDATTRNSDITIMVAYFVYSNGTALTSHEVEKMLSDPDHYLALTNLGLMYIGTGPVTETPVDTLKFVLLGIVGGLIVVLAILTTSLLCIRRNYGRKLKAAKAMNTASMMTSDNQKSGAVVPGTNKYTMEGANPVLNLNIDAAMILDEESSDDKVSLNSLDCSDDMNIPEKDTSPIMRIQEEEEEEEDSWEPEYIEPLGAALAQRGQKKDNPIVGFNNPAFSTTDL; encoded by the exons ATGCCATCTG ACATGGAGGGTATCACAGGAAGCCTGCTACTGCTGTGCCTTATTAGCTTATCTTATG CAAATAATGCCCCCATAATCCACAGTTACGTTTATAGAGTGTGTGAAGACACTCCCATAG GTGGTTTTGCATTTTCTATAGATGCGTCAGATCCAGATAATGATACCCTGACTTACGAACTCACTGTACCCAATAACATGTTCTTCGAAGCCAACGACAAGACTGGAACCGTAACAGTCAAAAAGCAACTGGACAGAGAG aCTGATGATTTAATGGAGCTTGGAGTTACTGTGTCTGATGCCCTCATTGAA ACAACtggaatattaaatattatattgttgGATGCCAATGACAACAAACCCATATTTGACGATCCTTCATACGATGTTGATGTTCCAGAA AATACTGCTGTAGGTGCTTCTCTGTTTAGGGTTCGAGCCACAGATGCAGACTATTCAACTGCTAGTGTTATTTATTACAACATTGACCAA GTTGTTCCACATACTGGATTCAGTCTGTTTAGCATTGTAAGAACAACTGGTGAAGTCAGATTAAATGGAAGTCTGAACTATACTGCGCTAGGCACCTCCTATCGGCTGAAGATAAACGCAACT GATGGTGGAGGCAGGTGTCCTGCTGAAGCTGACTTACCACTCACTTACCAATCAAACTCAGTTTTTTCCATCATTTCGGTTGTGGACGTCCCAGACCTGCCTCCACAGTTCACCAATCTTCCCTATGTAGGGACAGTTGAAGAGAATTCACCTAAA GGCCAGTCTGTGTTTCAAGTCACTGCCACTGACCAGGACGCAGGAGTCAATGACGATATCACATATAGCATTGAAG cTTCGACAGCAGATGGCCTGTTTACAATCTCAAGTGATCAGGGAATCATATCTGTCTTGTCAGACATAGACAGGGAAGCCATTGGGGACACTGTTACCCTGATTGTAAAG GCTACTGAATCCAAACCAGACATTAATGGGATCAAAGCCAGCGCCACTGCATCTGTACAGATCACCATCAGTGACGTGAATGACAACAAGCCAGAGTTCTACAAGTGCGGCGGCTCAGAAGAGGAGCCCTCCTGTGTGCAGGCGAGTCACTTCACAGGAGAGGTTTCTGAGCACTCATTGGGGCTTATCTCTATCAACATGACTGTCAAAGATCTGGATAAG ACGTCCCGCACTGAACTAATCACAGAAGGGACATACAagagtgtgttttctgtgcaacCTCAAACGACCCTGTCCACTAGCACTGTTCAGCTTCTGGTCAAGCAGCCAGAAATAGTGGACTTcgaaaaaatacagcaaatggTTGTACAA GTGATTGCCATAGATCAAGAAGAAACTAACTTCAAATCCACTGCAACAGTTACTATTATCATTGAGGATACCAATGACAACAGCCCCCAGTTCCCACAAGACACATATAAGTTGACGGTGGATGAGTGTGCACCTAATGGGACAATACTGGCCAACATTACT GCCGAGGATCCTGACACTATGGATCAAGACAACATCACCTATATACTTCTCCCAGAGAACAT ACGACAGTATTTTGATGTGGAGCCACATTCGGGTGCAATATTTGTCAAAAACAATCTTCTGTTGGATCGCGAGACCAGAGCTCTGTATTCAGCAACTTTGCAGGCCAGAGACACAGATGGCAAGCCCGGCACCACAGTGCTAGAGATCACCTTGACTGACTGCAACGACAAAAAACCTGTCTTCAACAGAGACTCTTACGTGTTTTTTGTTAAAGAGGGTGgacaattaaaagaaacaatacaG GCTACTGATGCCGATGACCCCGATTCAGTAAACAGCCAAATCGTGTATGGAATCTTGCCCGGCAAGTACAGTGATAACTTCACCATCAACCCTGACACAGGTGTGTTGACCAACGCGGGCGAACTGGACCGTGAGGCCCTGAACCCAGATCTAGATGGGACGATTGAGATCAACGTAACTGCGACTGACAAGGGTATTCCCGCCCTGTCCTCTACGGTCCCGGTTATTATCAATTTAGAG GATATCAATGACAACGCACCACAATTTAATGCCTCTTCTTACAAATTTTGGGtcaaagaagcagaaaaag GTGCATATGTGGGCTCCGTTTATGCTGAAGATTTGGACCAAACGCCAGAGTTTAATCGCATTTCTTTCAACATCGATGGAAGTTTTGGCCTCTTCACTATTCGCACCTTTGCAGAGCAAAGAGGTTACTCAGGAAACATCACCGTAGACCAGGGCACTGAGTTAAACTATGAGGGCGGTCACCGCGAATTCACGCTCCAGGTAGAGGCAGTAGATCGGGAACAGAGGAAGGCGACCGtggaggtgaaggtggaggtggttgACGTGAACGACGAGAGGCCTGAGTTCACACCAATAGAGGCTGTGACAGTGAAGGAGAACACTACCATCACCGGGGCTGTTGGGAAATTCACAGCAGAAGACAAAGACGGAGACCACTCTCTGGTCTACGAGCTGGAGTCCATGAAATGCAGATGTAACGGCTCTCTGATAGACTGCAACTGGTTTATCCTGAATTCAACAGGAGAAGTCTTTGTCAATCCCGAGTCCACAGTGGACTATGAACAGTGTGACCAGGTGATAATAGAGGCTTGGGTGCTGgatgagaaaacagagaaaggacTGAACATTAGTGCTTCAACAG GAAAAATGGTGATCAACATTGAAGACACAAATGACAATGCTCCAGAATTCATTCACTCAGATTCTGTATTTG TTGTGGTGTCGGAAAGTTCAAGCAAAGGGACCTCAGTTGCAAAAGTTACT gCTACAGATCGCGACACTGGAATAAACGCGCAGATTGTCTTCAAAGTAGAGACGGTCCAATTTGTAGACACCAACAATGTCGTAAGTGGCATGAGGACACTGTTTGAGGCCGTgaccacacagcagcaggatgtttATGTTGGAATTATTCA AACAATCGAAAAGCTGGAAGCATCACTGAAAGGGAAGTATTTGGTAACAGTAAATGCAGCTGATACTGGTGGTCTCTCCCGGAGCACCGTGCTAGAG ATTTTCACAGTTGATGAATCATTTAAAGTTGAACTTCAGTTCTCACAACCTGTAGCGGAGGTcgaaaaaaataaagatgcaaTCGTCAG ATCTCTTACTGCCGCCACCAAAGCTGCTGTGGACATTGTTTCTATCAAGCCTGAGACTGATGCAACAACGAG GAATTCAGACATCACCATCATGGTGGCATATTTTGTCTATTCTAACGGGACAGCTCTTACTTCTCATGAAGTGGAGAAGATGTTGTCTGATCCTGACCATTACCTTGCACTGACAAACCTTGGCCTAATGTACATT GGGACAGGTCCTGTGACAGAAACACCTGTAGATACTCTGAAGTTTGTCCTGCTGGGGATCGTGGGAGGTCTTATCGTCGTGCTGGCCATCCTCACCACCTCACTGTTGTGCATTCGCAGAaa CTACGGGAGGAAGCTGAAGGCAGCTAAAGCCATGAACACTGCATCCATGATGACTTCTGACAACCAGAAAAGTGGTGCTGTGGTACCCGGAACCAACAAGTACACAATGGAGGG TGCTAATCCCGTTCTCAACCTTAACATTGATGCAGCAATGATCTTGGATGAGGAGAGCTCCGATGACAAAGTCAG CCTTAATTCCCTGGACTGCAGCGATGACATGAATATTCCTGAAAAGGATACGAGCCCTATTATG AGGatccaggaggaggaggaggaagaggaggacagcTGGGAACCAGAGTACATTGAGCCTCTGGGTGCAGCACTGGCCCAGCGGGGCCAGAAGAAAGACAACCCCATTGTGGGTTTCAATAACCCTGCATTCAGCACCACAGATCTCTGA
- the faf2 gene encoding FAS-associated factor 2 isoform X2, with translation MAAPEEPELSQAQTEKLLQFQDLTGLESMDQCRRTLEQHNWNIEAAVQDRLNEQEGVPSVFNPPPSRPLQGLLGWSYYLIMLPFRFTYYTLLDIFRFALRFIRPDPRGRVTDPVGDVVSFIHNFEEKYGRSHPVFYQGTYSQALNDAKRELRYLLVYLHGEDHQDTDEFCRSTLCTEEVITFINTRMLFWACSTSKPEGYRVSQALRENTYPFLAMIMLKDRKMTVVGRLEGLIQPEDLINQLTFIMEANQTYLMSERLEREERNQTQVLRQQQDEAYLASLRADQEKERKKREEQEQRRQEEEKVRQSALAEERRRRTLEEEKERKSECLPPEPPADDSESVKIVFKLPNDTRVERRFLFGQSLTVIYDFLFSLKETPEKFQIVTNFPRRVLPCLPTEEQPNPPTLKEAGLSRSEVLFVQDLTDD, from the exons ATGGCGGCGCCAGAGGAGCCAGAGTTATCTCAGGCGCAGACCGAAAAACTCCTTCAGTTTCAG GACCTAACTGGTTTGGAGTCAATGGACCAATGTCGCCGGACATTAGAACAACATAATTGGAACATAGAG GCTGCAGTACAAGACAGACTTAATGAGCAGGAAGGAGTGCCCAGCGTGTTTAATCCTCCACCATCCAGGCCATTACAG ggATTACTAGGATGGAGTTACTACTTGATAATGCTACCTTTCAGATTTACATATTACACACTTCTGGACATATTCAG GTTTGCCCTGCGATTCATCAGGCCAGATCCTCGTGGACGTGTGACAGACCCTGTAGGAGATGTTGTGTCTTTCATTCATAATTTTGAGGAGAAGTATGGTCGATCACACCCTGTATTTTACCAGGGAACGTACAGCCAG GCACTGAATGATGCCAAACGGGAGCTCCGCTACCTATTAGTGTACCTTCATGGGGAGGATCATCAAGACACTGATGAATTTTGCCG CTCAACATTATGTACAGAAGAGGTCATAACTTTCATCAACACACGAATGCTCTTTTGGGCATGCTCAACCAGCAAGCCTGAGGGCTACAGAG TGTCCCAAGCATTGCGGGAGAACACCTATCCATTCCTGGCCATGATAATGCTGAAGGACCGCAAGATGACAGTAGTGGGAAGACTCGAAGGCCTCATTCAGCCAGAGGACCTAATCAATCAGCTCACTTTCATCATGGAGGCCAACCAAACATATCTCATGTCAGAGCGTCTTGAACG tGAGGAGAGGAACCAGACCCAGGTTCTAaggcagcagcaggatgagGCTTATCTGGCGTCACTCCGTGCTGATCAGGAGAAGGAACGGAAGAAAAGGGAGGAGCAGGAACAGCGAAggcaagaggaggagaaggtccGACAGAGTGCTCTTGCTGAAGAGCGGAGACGAAGA ACACttgaagaagagaaggagaggaagtcAGAATGTCTTCCTCCAGAGCCACCTGCAGATGATTCTGAAAGTGTCAAAATAGTGTTTAAGCTGCCCAATGACACACGAGTAGAGAGACGATTCCTCTTTGGGCAGTCTCTGACA GTAATATACGACTTCCTTTTCTCTTTGAAAGAAACTCCAGAGAAGTTTCAGATAGTAACAAACTTCCCTCGCCGAGTCTTGCCCTGCCTTCCGACTGAAGAGCAGCCCAACCCTCCCACACTTAAAGAGGCGGGGCTCAGCCGCTCCGAGGTCCTTTTTGTTCAGGATCTTACGGACGATTAG
- the rnf44 gene encoding RING finger protein 44 isoform X2 → MRPWEIAVNRLPPTAPLNPRRFLGEPCNAPVHLRRSPPVRRQWGRRDRPVLHTSLGQDENFHHLLFSQHHQQVPLDESRQYSHTSTPPRMLHPAAHLPQQSPIMVDLHDQMHQGSVPISYTVTTVTTHGFPIHTGQPLPGCNTQQLPACSLIQACTMQHMPVSYQAFPPVISSEHFVLHPTPSVPPHQPPHLTPLSQFVPLQPQHPRMPLQRVENEVDLRGDQHPLGTFSYPPSHHPPALPPSMPLQYLPQEPLHQELPFGVPYPHMLPRRVSGQRYRLQQPLPPPPPPPSYYPGFLPYFLSMLPVPPTAVGPAISLDLDVDDVEMENYEALLNLAERLGEAKPRGLTKADIEQLPSYRFNSENHLSEQTLCVVCFSDFECRQLLRVLPCNHEFHAKCVDKWLKTNRTCPICRADASDVHREVE, encoded by the exons ATGCGACCATGGGAAATAGCAGTAAATAGGCTGCCACCAACAGCCCCCTTAAACCCAAGGAGGTTCCTTGGAGAGCCCTGTAACGCCCCAGTGCATCTCAGGAGAAG CCCACCAGTGAGACGCCAGTGGGGGAGACGAGACAGACCTGTACTGCACACCTCGCTGGGCCAAGATGAGAATTTCCATCATCTGCTTTTCTCCCAACATCACCAACAGGTTCCTTTAGATGAGTCCAGACAATACAGCCACACCAGCACACCACCACGCATGCTTCACCCTGCTGCTCACCTGCCCCAGCAGAGCCCCATCATGGTGGATCTACATGACCAG atgCACCAGGGATCAGTCCCAATATCATACACTGTTACGACGGTGACGACCCACGGATTTCCCATCCACACCGGGCAGCCCCTTCCGGGGTGCAACACTCAGCAGCTCCCAGCATGCTCG CTCATACAGGCATGTACCATGCAGCATATGCCAGTGTCTTATCAAGCCTTTCCACCGGTGATCTCCAGCGAACATTTTGTATTGCACCCAACCCCATCTGTGCCCCCCCACCAGCCACCGCACCTTACTCCTTTGAGCCAGTTTGTCCCTTTACAGCCACAACACCCACGCATG CCTCTACAGAGGGTAGAGAATGAAGTTGACCTAAGAGGGGACCAGCACCCATTAGGGACCTTCTCCTACCCTCCTTCTCATCACCCACCAGCGCTGCCTCCTTCTATGCCCCTACAGTATCTTCCTCAAGAGCCTCTGCATCAGGAGCTTCCCTTCGGAGTG cCATATCCCCACATGTTACCACGGCGAGTGAGTGGACAGAGATACCGGTTGCAGCAAccgctccctcctcctccacctcctccatcgTACTACCCAGGCTTCCTCCCTTACTTCCT GTCAATGCTTCCTGTGCCTCCAACAGCCGTGGGACCAGCCATCAGTCTCGACCTGGATGTGGATGATGTGGAGATGGAGAACTATGAG gcATTACTAAATCTGGCTGAGAGGTTGGGTGAAGCGAAACCACGTGGACTCACAAAAGCAGATATAGAGCAACTTCCGTCCTACAGATTCAACTCTGAGAATCATCTATCTGAACAAACGCT GTGTGTTGTGTGCTTTAGTGACTTTGAGTGTAGGCAGCTACTTCGGGTATTACCTTGTAACCATGAATTCCATGCCAAGTGTGTGGATAAATGGTTAAAG ACCAATCGCACTTGTCCTATCTGCCGAGCCGATGCTTCGGACGTACACCGGGAGGTGGAGTGA
- the faf2 gene encoding FAS-associated factor 2 isoform X1 has product MAAPEEPELSQAQTEKLLQFQDLTGLESMDQCRRTLEQHNWNIEAAVQDRLNEQEGVPSVFNPPPSRPLQVNTADHRVYSYIVSRPQPRGLLGWSYYLIMLPFRFTYYTLLDIFRFALRFIRPDPRGRVTDPVGDVVSFIHNFEEKYGRSHPVFYQGTYSQALNDAKRELRYLLVYLHGEDHQDTDEFCRSTLCTEEVITFINTRMLFWACSTSKPEGYRVSQALRENTYPFLAMIMLKDRKMTVVGRLEGLIQPEDLINQLTFIMEANQTYLMSERLEREERNQTQVLRQQQDEAYLASLRADQEKERKKREEQEQRRQEEEKVRQSALAEERRRRTLEEEKERKSECLPPEPPADDSESVKIVFKLPNDTRVERRFLFGQSLTVIYDFLFSLKETPEKFQIVTNFPRRVLPCLPTEEQPNPPTLKEAGLSRSEVLFVQDLTDD; this is encoded by the exons ATGGCGGCGCCAGAGGAGCCAGAGTTATCTCAGGCGCAGACCGAAAAACTCCTTCAGTTTCAG GACCTAACTGGTTTGGAGTCAATGGACCAATGTCGCCGGACATTAGAACAACATAATTGGAACATAGAG GCTGCAGTACAAGACAGACTTAATGAGCAGGAAGGAGTGCCCAGCGTGTTTAATCCTCCACCATCCAGGCCATTACAGGTCAATACAGCAGACCATAGAGTATATAGTTACATCGTTTCAAGGCCACAACCCAGG ggATTACTAGGATGGAGTTACTACTTGATAATGCTACCTTTCAGATTTACATATTACACACTTCTGGACATATTCAG GTTTGCCCTGCGATTCATCAGGCCAGATCCTCGTGGACGTGTGACAGACCCTGTAGGAGATGTTGTGTCTTTCATTCATAATTTTGAGGAGAAGTATGGTCGATCACACCCTGTATTTTACCAGGGAACGTACAGCCAG GCACTGAATGATGCCAAACGGGAGCTCCGCTACCTATTAGTGTACCTTCATGGGGAGGATCATCAAGACACTGATGAATTTTGCCG CTCAACATTATGTACAGAAGAGGTCATAACTTTCATCAACACACGAATGCTCTTTTGGGCATGCTCAACCAGCAAGCCTGAGGGCTACAGAG TGTCCCAAGCATTGCGGGAGAACACCTATCCATTCCTGGCCATGATAATGCTGAAGGACCGCAAGATGACAGTAGTGGGAAGACTCGAAGGCCTCATTCAGCCAGAGGACCTAATCAATCAGCTCACTTTCATCATGGAGGCCAACCAAACATATCTCATGTCAGAGCGTCTTGAACG tGAGGAGAGGAACCAGACCCAGGTTCTAaggcagcagcaggatgagGCTTATCTGGCGTCACTCCGTGCTGATCAGGAGAAGGAACGGAAGAAAAGGGAGGAGCAGGAACAGCGAAggcaagaggaggagaaggtccGACAGAGTGCTCTTGCTGAAGAGCGGAGACGAAGA ACACttgaagaagagaaggagaggaagtcAGAATGTCTTCCTCCAGAGCCACCTGCAGATGATTCTGAAAGTGTCAAAATAGTGTTTAAGCTGCCCAATGACACACGAGTAGAGAGACGATTCCTCTTTGGGCAGTCTCTGACA GTAATATACGACTTCCTTTTCTCTTTGAAAGAAACTCCAGAGAAGTTTCAGATAGTAACAAACTTCCCTCGCCGAGTCTTGCCCTGCCTTCCGACTGAAGAGCAGCCCAACCCTCCCACACTTAAAGAGGCGGGGCTCAGCCGCTCCGAGGTCCTTTTTGTTCAGGATCTTACGGACGATTAG